A stretch of the Actinoalloteichus fjordicus genome encodes the following:
- a CDS encoding TFIIB-type zinc ribbon-containing protein translates to MVCPKCQNLMRTYERNGVHLEQCEGCRGIFLDRGELEQMTNAEQSFYGSAPPFQPDGGHRHHGGHSDSPRPYQGHRPDSPGPYRGGHGGGHYEDSPRPYGQRRDRGPGGFLRNLFD, encoded by the coding sequence GTGGTTTGTCCCAAGTGTCAGAACTTGATGCGCACCTATGAGCGCAACGGCGTCCATCTGGAACAGTGCGAAGGCTGTCGCGGAATCTTCCTCGACAGAGGCGAGCTGGAGCAGATGACCAACGCGGAGCAGAGCTTCTACGGCTCGGCACCCCCCTTCCAGCCTGACGGCGGCCATCGGCATCACGGCGGCCACTCGGACTCGCCTCGTCCGTATCAGGGCCACCGTCCCGACTCGCCCGGCCCCTACCGGGGTGGCCACGGCGGCGGACACTACGAGGACTCGCCTCGGCCCTACGGCCAGCGGCGGGATCGCGGCCCCGGCGGGTTTCTTCGGAACCTGTTCGACTAG